The genome window TGCTGTAGAGATGATTCACTTCCATTTTTTGTGTGGTTTCTAAGAGCAGTTTCTTTGAGTTTTTGAGAATGGCGCCATTAACTCACATGGTTTTTGTGTTAAAATGTCCTACTTCTAAAAATAGTGAATCGTATTGGCCCTAGCAGAGCTGCTGTAGTTATGTTTAGCTATTATTAGGTATCCTGCTTCAGCAGTCAATTGAAACAGTCTGTGAGAGTAAACATCTCGAGTCAACACTTTACTACCTGTTAGTGCagattgcaattatttttttctaccctttgtcttttttttctttttttatatttttctaataattctttgtatttctttattttttcctatccATTCTCTCTCTAATactcttttgtcttttaataatCTCCCTTTATTAGGGGATGTATATTCTAGGTCTTAAATACAGCTAGTTCAGTTAAAAAGAGTGGGATGTGAACTGTCAGGAGAACTATGAATGTTATTGaagaataagatttattttttcctctggcttaTAAAGTTCTCATTGGGTTAGTACTTTAGAGTAACACAATCAGATGGTATTTAGGTATTTTAGGAGGAAGTGATAATGTTTCTTAGTCAAAAggttaaattttataattgtcCTTTGAGAAGCTTTCAGGATTGAGAGAACAATTTATCTTATTAATACTTTGAATACTCTCTCCTCCTGTTATTTAAGTTTTCAAAAGCAGGTCCTAATTAGTTTTGACCACCTGTGTTAAGTGTTAGCTTTTTCTGAGGGCATGGTATTCACTTTGTTAGAAAATAACTTTCTCTTCTtgattggaaaataatttaataaaaactatacagtctatatttctttttaaataaattttattagaacaaTTTTAGGTTTACAGTAAAATGGACCAGAAACCAGAGAATTTCCATATACCTCCTGCTTCCACATATCCACTGCCTCCTCCACTATCAGTATTCTGCACCAGAGTAGTATGTTTGTAaaaattgatgaacctacattgatcACCTACctaaagttcatagtttacatgAGGGCTCACTCTTAGtgtacattttatgggttttgacaaatgtgtaatgacatgtatctataaatatcatacagaatagtttcactgccttaaaaatcctctTCTTTGCCTGTTCATCACTTCACATCCAAGCCTttgcaaccactgatctttttctgtctccatagttttgccttttaagaATATCATACATCGTTGGGGTCATGGagtcctccatgtctttttgtggctttaTTAGCTCACTTCTTTATAGTAatggataatattccattctgtattataccacagtttatccattcacccattgaaggatGTCTTGGTTGCTACTGATTTGGGGCAACTATGAATAAAGGGGTTATAAACATCCTTTTGTAGGTTTTTGTGTAGATGttagttttcaattttcttggataaataatgagtgggattgttggattgtatggtaagagtgtttagttttgtaagaagctgccaaactgtcttccaaaggggctataccattttgtattcctatCAGCAGTGAGAGATATTTCCTGTTACTCCATATCCTTACTTACATTTGGTGGTGTTAGTgctttggattttggccatttttaataGATGTGGTGTTACCTCATTATTTTAACTTGCAATTCCTTAATGACGGATGATGTTAAGTATCATTTCATGAGCTTGTTTGCCACCTGTTTATCTTCTCTGGTAAGGTGTCTATTCCAGTTCTTTTGACCTGATCCAGCAATCCTCTTTGGCtgaaaggagttgaaaactttgttttttatatttttctaatggatTGTGATTGACGTTAACTTTGCAGGGTGGGATGGTGGCATCTTGGAAATTGAACTCTTTGGAAATAATAcagggagctttttttttttttttaatttcaggtaaAAGTGCTGTTTGTACGCAACCTTGCCAATACTGTAACAGAAGAGATTTTAGAAAAGGCATTTAGTCAGTTTGGGAAACTGGAACGAGTGAAGAAACTAAAAgattatgcattcattcattttgatgAGCGAGATGGTGCTGTCAAGGTAAATAAGGCAGAATTATCATAGGCATCTAAATCAGACTAACAATTTTTAGTTATCCTAGgatcagaacatttaaaaaattggcgGAATACTCAGGTCATGGAATCCACCCAGGCTAACCTTTATTCGCCTTAGTTTAGTGAGTTAGGCAAtcttctaagtaaaaaaaaaaagttgaagagcTGTGTCTTTAACAATCTTATTTTATCTCACTGACTGAGGCTTTTTATCATTCTTCTAACATTAATGATAAATgacttttttaactttaaatgaaTCATAATTGTTCTGAAAGGCTTGTTTTAATATTGAtcattatctaattttttaaggCTATGGAAGAAATGAATGGCAAAGACTTGGagggagaaaatattgaaattgttTTTGCTAAGCCACCAgatcagaaaaggaaagaaagaaaagctcagAGGCAAGCAGCAAAGAATCAAATGTAAGTgaaatttatagttaaaaaaacaaaataaaaaaactttgtatacattttaatattggtATACTAACTAGAGAATAACAGGTATTGCTCAAAGTTGTAAAACAATTCATAACATAACCATAACTTTTGAAAGATTATTTGAATCGAAAGCTTTGAGTCACAGAGAAACATCAAGgatctcaaatgtttattgagctctTGCTATTGACCATATTTTGTGAAAACAATTACAAGTAActggaattttatttaatgaataaaaaaatcaatctgggatattttcttatattttatagaatgtgctgctgaaaatgttttaaaatgttagctgTCTAAACATCTTAATATATTTGGTTAAAAGTGGAgagtttctttttcagagaagtagaaaatattaaatctcTAGTTATGATGGACTCTGCTTCCTTTTTTCAAAAAGAGGCTTCTTAACCAATACGTAGTACCCTTTTGCCACCCCAAAGATTTCAAGTGGTATGCATaggttttgaaaataaagtaagagTGTTGTTAATCAAATAATAcagttaagaaaacaaatatatatgtaatgagTTGTGTTAATTGGAGAGACCATTCATAGGGAATCTATAAATGTATATCTGTTTAAGACAGTGAAGGAAACTTTTAGTTGGTTAAGAATTGAAatcagcacattttaaaaactggttgGTAATTGGTTTATAAGGAGTAATTGCTATTTAATGCAAGAACAGCAGTCACTGTTGATATTTAATGCTGATTTTCCGTTCATTGCCCTGTATGGGATGCAAAGAAAGAGGAGGATGCTTCTAcatattcctatttattttataataaggacAGTGATCAGGTTCTTGTTTCTGTGATTTCTTGTGCAGTTGGACAAGTTGACAAgttctaagcctcaatttcttcaattCTAGAATAGGATTAGACTAAATTATGTGATATCTCTTGTACTGTGATTATCCGAATGAGCCATAGTTGTTCTGGGACTAAAGAAATGTGCATGATTGGATTGATAgtagtataaaagaaaaaaaactacaaagaGTTAGTTTTAATGCTCTGTACCTCAACTCCTGGGTATAATTGTATGTAGTAtaaaatgataactttttcttatctctttcagAAGATAATTGATTATGGTTAATTTATTAAAGTAGAAGTATAGGAGATTATATTAGATATGTGATTAGAGCAGTTACATTTGTGATTTGATAGATGGAGGGTGATACTAAATAGAAGGTGGAGGATGTCAGTATATCTATTAAtgtttgaaaaggagaaaaatctaaaaGGGATGGCTATATGTGATGTTTGTACTTTAAATTGCTACATTAATTCGCTGattcttttaagaaagaattaaaactataGCACGAATTCCTACTTAATGCTTGTTGCATCCCTGTGAGTTAGATACTCTATCTCCCAGtttgagatgaggaaactgaggcacagaagtcAACTTGTCTAGGGTTATTTACACAGCTAGTTAAGTGGTAATCCATTATTACACTAGGATTTCTCACTCCGTCCTGCTTatatttggggctggataattcttggTTGTGGGTGCTGCCCTTGTGCATTGTAGAAATTTACCAGCATCCTTGACCTCTTCCAGCTAGACACCAGTAGTATCTTTAtgaattgaatataaaataaatggtacTAAGTAAACGCAGTCTAAGAGTAAATTATTCTATAAGGaagcattattttatatacttcatGGGATTATTGTGAGGCCCAAATAAATAACTTGCCAAGTTTTAAGGAACTATATAAAATTGTACTCTACaattttaattagaatatttGAGGATGTTTTGTCCTTTTAGATAGTAGGTAAATATATGCTGATATTTATGATTGCTCtctaatcacatttttttttttttttttttttgagacagagtctcactttgttgtccaggctagagtgagtgccgtggcgtcaggctagctcacagcaacctcaaactcctgggcttgagtgatccttctgcctcagcctcccgagtagctgggactacaggcatgcgccaccatgcccggctaattttttatatatatatcagttggccaattaatttctttctatttatagtagagacggggtctcgctcttgctcaggctggttttgaactcctgaccttgagcaatccgcccgcctcggcctcccaagagctaggattacaggcgtgagccacagcgcccggccttctaatcacattttgaaacttaaattttatgtgtggttgttatagttttgtttttccccttaaTATGCAATAGCTGTGCATATTTTGGGGGGTTGATACTGAGTGATAGTAGTAACTTTTAGGTCAGGCAGCAAAGATTTTATTTGGAAGGGCATCAGAGACCATTTCAAACAGgattttttgctcttttattaaaaagggtAGTTGACAGTCCTAAAATCAAACATTTCTCATGTTTATGTCCTCAGTGAAAATGCCACTGAGAAAACAATGTAGAGTTTTATAGGAAGTGTTTACCATCAATTCTTATTACAGATGTGTTGTATGGTGCCATGGTACTTTTATCCAATAGCTATGCTGTGGTGTATTTTTGGGAAGGTATcagatctttaaaattttacttaggAATAGTATGATTTATTGTAAGAATAGGAAAATTTGTAAGCCGTTTGTGCCATTTTACTGTAGTAAACTTCCCTAACTTAACACATTTTGGCCTCTTGTTTGTCCTGcttgtcattttgattttataatggTCTTTGAGTATATGGGAACAGAATATTaggggaaatgcaattcaaagtgacatttgagagccaaataatttgtaaaaattctgTGATGGATGTTAATTTTGATACCTGTAAAATCTTGACCAGTGTATAAGGTTCATAAGTAAAGATTTGTGGTAATAAGTCACTAATTTGGTTTAAACTCTaacctctgtttcttttttaataggtATGACGATTACTACTATTATGGTCCACCTCATATGCCCCCTCCAACAAGAGGTCGAGGGCGTGGAGGTAGAGGTGGTTATGGATATCCTCCAGATTATTATGGATATGAagattattatgattattatggcTATGATTACCATAACTATCGTGGTGGATATGAAGATCCATACTATGGTTATGAAGATTTTCAAGTTGGAGCTAGAGGAAGGGGTGGTAGAGGAGCAAGGGGTGCTGCTCCATCCAGAGGTCGTGGGGCTGCTCCTCCCCGCGGTAGAGCCGGTTATTCACAGAGAGGAGGTCCTGGATCAGCAAGAGGTGTTCGTGGTGCGAGAGGAGGTGCCCAACAACAAAGAGGCCGCGGGGTACGTGGTGCGAGGGGTGGCCGCGGTGGAAATGTAGGAGGAAAGCGCAAAGCTGATGGGTACAACCAGCCAGATTCCAAGCGGCGCCAGACCAATAATCAGAACTGGGGCTCCCAACCCATTGCTCAGCAACCGCTCCAAGGTGGTGATCATTCTGGTAACTATGGTTACAAATCTGAAAACCAGGAGTTTTATCAGGATACTTTTGGGCAACAGTGGAAGTAGAAACAATAGGGCCTCTGTAAAATTGGAGACTGATAGGTTGATCAGAAACTGGCCCTAAATCTGAATGGGTGCCGCTATAATTTGTGACATCTGGCAAGATTTccctttatgtatatattttaacaatcCGCTTGGACACGAACAAAGCCACACTTCTAACTGCTTCTGGcgaactgattttatttttttcaataaaggtATTCTTAGATATTGAAAGAAATAGTTAATGAGTTTGCATTCGTGCTTGAGAATTTGGCTCAAGTCCATTTGGCTGTAGTGTATACAATGTTTCCAGTAGTGTTTAGATTGGCGTCTTGAAAGGTAGTTGATTTAAACTGAGTATGTCTTTAATATCTTGTATCAGAATAACTTTGTATGTTACCAACTTAAATTGCTAGAATAAGGTAAATTGATACACAActgctatttttaatttagaactTTGACCTAATTTGGGTTTTCAAAACCATTTTGGCTACTTGTATTCTTTATGCTGttgtttatttcaataaaaaattcacaCCTAAATGTATACTTACTAAAATTGTGTTTACAATTCGTTTTTCACAAAATTTCCTGCAAATTTGGTTCAAATTGTATAGCATGTCAAGGCCAATTAAAGGGTTTTGTGCCTTGTTAATTCCTGTGTGGAATATGTCTGCACATTACACAACACTGATTTATTGcagttttctgcttctggttTAAAGTGCTATTTTACAACAGACTTCATGTTtccatcaaaaaatataaaaatagtacatGTAGTAAGTTTAAGTTGGTAAGTATTTTAGAACTCTTAATTGTCATGGATAAACTGTGTAACAAGGGCAATTGCAGGTAGTCTCAAAGGGTTGCAGGTCACACTGACAAGTCGCTTTAGTTGCCTAAAGTTATTCCTAACTTAACGTAAAACTTAGAGCATATTGTCCTCTTGGCTATTTTGTACACCATGGTACTAGAAAGCGGCAAAGAGATGCTAGTGTGAAAACAATGGGAATAGGTGCGGGTAATAATTAGAGTTGAACTCTTTAAATCACTGATTCCCTAATTAAAAGTAAAACCAGGCTTACAGTTAGTTTTGGATAAACAAATACGTACCTGAAAAAGATAGTTTACTTCACAGATTGATTTGCATTGAAGATCTAATAGTTTGGGTTTTTGTTACCTTTTGCATGTTAGTCTTGTTTTGACCATATGGTCTATATATATAGCAGTAGACTCTAGGGCAACagtgaaaagatttaaaaaccaCTCCCCACTTCTGAACCTCATCCCCCCTAAATTTAAGGATACTACACCTGACAGTAAAGCTACATGTGAAAAATATGTGACTTGAAAGAATGATTCCTTAAAATGTTAatcagtaaatttcaaatgtcaagGTCAAATATCAGATGTTTGTTTTCAGCATATTTTATGATTACTTCATGTCTCAAAAACGAATTTCTTGAAAGTTAATGGGAACAAATGTCTTAAGGTGCAACTTCTGTTAGGTTTTcctttagcctttttttttttaaatcagtttgtgAACAAAATGGGGTTTTCAGACCTCAATCCAGTTCTAACCCCAcaaaagggataaaaaaaaaaaacaaaaaacaaaaaccttaattGAAAGCACGTAAAAACAAGTGAAAAGAAGCTTAAAGTTATTAAAGGCAACTTTTTTGGTTAGACTTTTATATTAAGAATTACTGtgttaaagcttttattttttaatgttatcattatgtatgtacacattattaatttaaaatgatttatctaACTGATTCCTTTTGTTACCTGGCTAGCAGGGAAAAGGGGTCGAGGCCGGTCCTGACCTGTTACAATGAAGACTGACTTGCTATGTGGGATTACACCAGAAGCTTGCAGTGGAGTAATGGTAAGGAAATCAAGCAACCTTAAATATCTCGGCTGTATAGGAGCATATTCTCTTGCAGAAGACCTTCCTATGAAGATCATGGAATCAAATACGGGACATTGAACTAATACTTGGACTTTGATATGAATTTCTTTAACAATTTTCTCTGCAGTGCAAGTTATTAAACTAAAGCTACTCTATTTTCCAAATGTGTTCCAACAGAAATCCTTCATAACTTCTAGCATGGTATcttaataaagaataaagttcTTCTCTAAAAAATCTGCTCTAAGTAGATTTTTcccctgtttttttaaattaaggattcCAGCAGtggtattttgaaatattctcttgaatttgtgcatttaaattttattgcagTGGTATTAGATCAATGCCACTGTTGGTatccttaaattttatttctgctcaCCAAGGTTAATCATGATTGTCTATATCTTTTTATAGTAATCACTTTTGAATTGTGTTCAGATATGCAGTTTCAGGTGTAATCATCAGAGCTGGTTAGTCAGGCATTCCAGATAGTGGTTCTTTTCAGAACCTTTTTAAAAGGGTTGGTTAACTACCTCAGTAGCAGAGGATTGAACTATACCCTGTCTGTACTGTACATAGAAAATCTTTGTAGATAAAAGCAAGGCTTGTTAAATATGATATGAGGGTAAGATTTTAATATACCAAATGTAACATTCTTAGTTGCCTTTAGTTTCAGAGGCTTGTAAGACTTCCTCATGACCATCATAACAGGCCTTGCTTTTGTCGTATTTTGTGGCTGAAAAAGCAGCCTTGCTTCTTCAGATATTGTAGTTATTTGGATGTATAATAGTTTAGCAAGATGTTACTTTTGTAAGACATCAGATGTTCAAAAAAAGTGCATCCGAACTTGTACTAAATACTGCAGTGTCCCTTTATAAAAAGTCAGACTAAAACTGACAATTGTACAGCGAAGCCTGACATTTggatattttgaagttttttcaTAAATCATAGAAATTAGTATATGGCTGTAGTTTAGCTTTTTAGGTAAAAGGTATGTTTCATTAGTGCATTTCTTACTGCTGATCACTGTAAACATGTGAATCAGCTTTCCATTTCTTATGCAGGTCATGATAACTTGTAGAGTAGAGTACAATCATTTGtgctatgtttttaattttctaaagcaCCTTGATGACAGTGAGTGTTCAGTGGTGAAGCATCCTCTATTGAATCACCCTCAAAATTTTTCGCCAAGTCCTAAGTTGATAGCTTAAAGTCAAAAGTGAAATTATAGTTTCATTAGGACTTGGTGTAAAGAaatcccttctccccttccccaaagGGATACTGCAGTTATATCACATACCCAATAGGCACCACGATGAAGATCAGAGCTTATACTTAATTAAGGTTTTATACACACCAGTTCCCCAGTAAATgcaaatttaacaagaaaatcaGACATGTCATATGTTCAAAATGCTCATGGCAAACAATCATTTTGCATTCCtgcaaataaaattgttttatactGTAAGCTGGAGGCGAGTGTaacttatttttgtaataaagtttttattttttttatgtgtcatTAATATAAATGTGTGTTAGTATAGAAATCTTCTGGTTTAAAACTTAGAATTGCACACATTTCAGTATGTTTATTTGTACTTACATAATtttagaatagtggttgccaatAGCCTGTATGTTTTACATTAATTGGTTTTTTTGTTATCTTAATAAATCATTTTAGTATGTTGTATGTCAGTTACTGGGATAGCTGGGACATAGagtgtaatttaaaatttgtcaATAAGTATTCATTGGAATATATGTAAATGTGCCTTGCCGGTTGTTGAAACTTACTTACAAAATGAGTATGGGGTGACAAAAATTAGTTCCTGGTGCTTACTGAAACTTTCTGCCACTGATTTTATATATTACCCCGTGCTTTTTTAAAGTACATCTCTCAAATCTTAGTGTAAGTTTGAGGGCTACGcaaaacatttacatttcatCCTAACATAATGAATATAATAGGTTGTGGAAAGTGGGTAAACTAAATGTAGCCTTCAGTAAAATTGAATCTCAGTGTAATCCTTGGTGCTGGTATTTTCCAGGTCCAAGGAGTTAAATGATCCCATCTAAGAGGTCATTGCCATGCCTATTGGCACTTTACTGTCATACCATTTTTAAGGGACACTGTCAAGGTGTTTTAGTTCTCAGAATTATTTGTTGGGATTTTAGGACAGGCTTGTTTGATTTATAGTAAGAACTGCATTGTCAAAGTTGAAGATGAACACTTTTGTGCGTTCACAAATGTGTtcttaagaaaacattaaaatatggaGCTGTGGGTTTCCAAGACTATTTGGCATTCATAGTTTGGGGACTTGGGAGggaaactgaagaaaagaaattgtgaaGAATTGATGGTTATACTTAAAGAAGGGTAATGTAAACAGTGGTGATGAAATATATACACACTCAAGTGAAATTACTTGACAGTGTTCATTTGAATAACTTTGAATTCAAGCCATTatgattacttttaaaattaaatatcatttgCACTGTTCTGATAATGGGTGCAGTTTTTGAGCAATATAATCAGAGCTAAATATGCATGTAGTGATTAGTGATGTGAACAATTAAGTTCTGAGAAGAAATACTGTGGTATTTTCAAACTTAAATTTCTGTAGTAAAATCAGTATCAAACTTACCAGATCAAGGAAAACAGGCAATGCATATAAACATACTTTTGAATGTTGTGTGGCCTATAAAGCAATAATGCAATTTATATGGAATGTCATGGGATATGagaaatggaaatgcaaaaaTAACTAATCCTTTAGTAAAAATGTCAACATGTTAAAGGGGGAATGTTAACTAATGTAGGTTACTGCTATTTGTGATTTGTTTATGGGTTCTTGGCTTTGACAGCTTCAAAGAATGGACAGATTATGACAAGTTTaagaaattttgtatatattgtcAAGGAAAGGGTCTTAAATCCAAGAGTCTCATGTCCCTTCCTTGGggtaaaaaatgtatctttaaaatattctgattgttaaaagaaaacttaaggtACCTAACCAAAACAGACGCAAGATTTTGTTTCTGCAGACTACTTGGCAATCAAAAGTGatcataaatttaatttatcagTTTCAGAAAGTTAGTTGCTTTGTGAGAAAATTGTGTTATAGGAATATTCTCCCGAGCATGGTTTTTGTGGTAGATTTTCAGCCATTGCAACTAAATCATATGttaaaaatgaagggaaaattgAGCACAAAAAAATCTGTTGAACACTCATGATTGCAGTTGTAGCATCATGAGAAACTTTTCTACTAATTACTACAAATctgactttaaacatttttctcataaaataggAACAACATAGAAATGGGTTGATGGGGTGATCTGAGGTATTCACTTGTATATGAGATATT of Microcebus murinus isolate Inina chromosome 5, M.murinus_Inina_mat1.0, whole genome shotgun sequence contains these proteins:
- the SYNCRIP gene encoding heterogeneous nuclear ribonucleoprotein Q isoform X4, whose product is MKTYRQREKQGTKVADSSKGPDEAKIKALLERTGYTLDVTTGQRKYGGPPPDSVYSGQQPSVGTEIFVGKIPRDLFEDELVPLFEKAGPIWDLRLMMDPLTGLNRGYAFVTFCTKEAAQEAVKLYNNHEIRSGKHIGVCISVANNRLFVGSIPKSKTKEQILEEFSKVTEGLTDVILYHQPDDKKKNRGFCFLEYEDHKTAAQARRRLMSGKVKVWGNVGTVEWADPIEDPDPEVMAKVKVLFVRNLANTVTEEILEKAFSQFGKLERVKKLKDYAFIHFDERDGAVKAMEEMNGKDLEGENIEIVFAKPPDQKRKERKAQRQAAKNQMYDDYYYYGPPHMPPPTRGRGRGGRGGYGYPPDYYGYEDYYDYYGYDYHNYRGGYEDPYYGYEDFQVGARGRGGRGARGAAPSRGRGAAPPRGRAGYSQRGGPGSARGVRGARGGAQQQRGRGVRGARGGRGGNVGGKRKADGYNQPDSKRRQTNNQNWGSQPIAQQPLQGGDHSGNYGYKSENQEFYQDTFGQQWK